One window of Amyelois transitella isolate CPQ chromosome 7, ilAmyTran1.1, whole genome shotgun sequence genomic DNA carries:
- the LOC106139776 gene encoding protein Spindly-B: protein MDYSTISNKSGITEADITNGELSEKYYSLKKQHENLSSSYDATKQELHNIKLSYQTTLDVLSHVNAELESHQLEGEKRRNELNNRIACLQEEITILREEKSELEVRHAIQIKKFEGEIRRLKEEQTINKRESPGRDTTELDDAKAAVASAESEAAKANIALDEARAEILSLRMRTEELVTEMAQMRIAADIRREELKAAGEREAVALADLAEARATLLQYTSDTQDLQPHAAKGNSIFAEVEDKRQEMAKNLIQMKQTNSRLRRELANKQNEIDVLLREKQTIWEQQSGASAHYDRKLIEKYEERITQLEGLCEKQRRELVLWFGKLCEPTANGWLPGVVDHLKTEVVKLRAEVVSMGAAHLASAAQARELRRKLAVLTANGNAQAISSPANNRQENKTAIKNVAAPKEDIAMRKFPVQIRSNQKVEDVKKKVAFN, encoded by the exons ATGGATTATTCAACGATAAGTAACAAATCAGGTATAACTGAGGCTGATATTACAAACGGTGAATTGTCCGAAAAGTATTATTCTTTGAAAAAACAACATGAAAATTTATCTAGCAGCTACGATGCTACAAAACAAGAACTACACAACATTAAACTGAGTTATCAGACCACCTTAGACGTCCTGAGTCATGTAAACGCCGAGTTAGAAAGCCACCAGTTAGAAGGAGAGAAACGTAGAAATGAGTTGAACAACCGAATTGCATGTCTCCAAGAGGAAATAACAATATTGCGGGAAGAGAAATCAGAATTGGAAGTTAGACATgctattcaaattaaaaagtttgaagGTGAAATTCGTCGTttgaaagaggaacagacgATTAACAAACGCGAGAGTCCAGGTCGCGACACAACTGAGTTGGATGATGCCAAGGCGGCTGTAGCCTCAGCAGAGTCAGAAGCTGCTAAAGCAAATATAGCTTTGGATGAAGCACGAGCTGAGATATTGTCATTGAGGATGAGAACTGAGGAACTTGTGACAGAAATGGCACAGATGCGTATTGCGGCGGATATACGGCGGGAAGAGCTCAAAGCAGCAGGAGAGAGGGAAGCAGTGGCACTGGCAGACTTAGCCGAAGCCAGGGCTACGCTGCTACAGTATACTTCAGACACCCAAGACTTACAGCCACATG CTGCTAAAGGAAATTCAATATTTGCTGAAGTTGAAGATAAAAGGCAAGAAATGGCAAAGAATTTGATACAAATGAAACAGACCAATTCTAGG CTAAGAAGAGAACTCGCCAATAAACAGAACGAGATAGACGTATTGCTGCGAGAGAAACAGACCATCTGGGAGCAGCAGAGTGGTGCCAGTGCGCATTACGACAGAAAATTGATTG AAAAGTACGAAGAAAGAATTACCCAACTGGAAGGTCTATGCGAGAAGCAAAGACGGGAGCTGGTTCTTTGGTTTGGAAAGCTGTGCGAACCCACTGCCAATGGGTGGCTGCCTGGAGTGGTGGACCATCTGAA gaCGGAAGTTGTAAAACTGAGAGCTGAAGTGGTATCCATGGGTGCTGCTCACTTGGCTAGCGCAGCTCAAGCAAGAGAACTTCGCAGAAAACTGGCGGTTTTGACGGCAAATGGTAACGCGCAGGCTATTAGTTCTCCTGCAAACAATcgtcaagaaaataaaacagccATTAAAAATGTTGCTGCCCCGAAAGAAGATATTGCAATGCGGAAATTTCCAGTACAAATCAGAAGCAATCAAAAAGTTGAAGATGTCAAAAAGAAAGTGGCCTTTAACTAG
- the LOC106139775 gene encoding zinc finger protein 391, whose translation MSVEENRMDVLESILFMMDQSNASSEEELVQLADLVSEDKIVENIKTESVPFEFVEPEAQECVVCVARSFESFDINTTQTAASGTSLHSFLSRFTNTELPFCSEFVRYICKTCLDLVNVLDRAEQEYLKLRADFHSIIRKNPLFCLPPQDNLDCLKIDGDDSEEETNKKEERDIRNEDIYNGEFASGEDPMNYDINLFVPRTLLAGIEQPFPGPFCMTPSQLNMNLPDDNGQSKDGAASLGLEPEIIIKTGQKLTNRKRKPPGEKFPECPICKRQILRKYFAEHIRSHTGEKPFECSFCKRRFSRKGNLQDHIRTHTGEKRFECEICHRNFYQNYHLQSHLRTHTGEKPHQCQVCEVRFTHKENLQRHLKTHTGEMPHECKVCHRRFNRKAHLDIHERTHTGEKPFECTICNQRYNQKSHLRIHLKMHSGAKLHECEICQRQFEYKHNLQTHLRTHTGEKPFECMICHQRFGRNDHLQRHVGCKHAGSKE comes from the exons atgtctGTTGAAGAAAACAGAAtggat GTTCTGGAATCGATTTTGTTCATGATGGATCAATCCAATGCCAGTTCTGAAGAAGAGTTAGTTCAGTTGGCTGACTTAGTTTCTGAGGATAAAATCGTTGAAAATATCAAGACTGAGAGTGTGCCCTTCGAGTTTGTTGAGCCAGAAGCCCAAGAATGTGTGGTTTGTGTTGCAAGAAGCTTTGAGAGTTTTGACATCAATACTACCCAAACAGCTGCTTCTGGGACATCATTGCATTCTTTCCTGAGTAGATTCACCAACACTGAGTTACCATTTTGTTCAGAATTTGTAAGATATATCTGCAAAACATGCCTTGATCTTGTGAATGTCCTGGACCGAGCAGAACAGGAGTATTTAAAACTAAGAGCTGATTTCCATTCTATCATCCGCAAGAATCCGCTGTTTTGCCTGCCACCACAAGACAATTTGGACTGTTTGAAGATAGATGGTGATGATTCTGAGGAGGAAACTAACAAAAAGGAAGAAAGGGACATAAGGAATGAAGATATTTACAATGG agaATTTGCTAGTGGTGAAGACCCTATGAACTATGacatcaatttatttgttcCGAGGACACTTCTTGCCGGAATTGAGCAGCCTTTTCCTGGGCCTTTTTGTATGACACCATCCCAGCTGAACATGAATTTACCAGATGACAATGGACAGTCTAAAG ATGGCGCTGCTAGTCTTGGATTGGAACCAGAAATCATAATTAAAACTGGacaaaaattaacaaacagGAAACGAAAACCTCCTGGTGAGAAATTTCCTGAATGTCCCATATGTAAACGTCAAATACTTCGAAAGTATTTCGCTGAACATATAAGATCGCACACCGGCGAGAAACCTTTCGAATGTAGTTTTTGCAAACGTCGATTTAGTCGGAAGGGAAATTTACAAGACCACATACGAACTCATACTGGTGAGAAACGTTTCGAATGTGAGATTTGTCATCGTAACTTTTATCAGAATTATCATCTGCAAAGTCACTTAAGAACTCACACTGGTGAAAAACCCCATCAGTGCCAGGTCTGTGAGGTTCGATTTACCCATAAGGAAAATCTTCAAAGACATTTGAAGACGCACACTGGAGAGATGCCACACGAGTGTAAGGTCTGTCATCGTCGATTTAATCGAAAAGCTCATTTAGACATTCATGAACGAACACATACTGGTGAGAAACCGTTTGAATGCACAATTTGTAATCAACGGTACAATCAAAAAAGTCATTTAAGAATTCACCTTAAAATGCATAGTGGCGCGAAGCTTCATGAATGTGAAATTTGCCAACGTCAATTTGAGTACAAACATAATTTGCAAACTCATTTAAGAACACATACTGGTGAGAAACCATTTGAATGTATGATTTGCCATCAGCGGTTTGGTCGTAATGATCATTTACAGAGACATGTGGGATGTAAACACGCTGGTAGTAaagaataa
- the LOC106139759 gene encoding uncharacterized protein LOC106139759, with protein MGNEQSVRATHFQPPPRDEPDPDDLPEEHHISISNKMVERLVEDATLAGGAASAASAQAPPRGDYKDKIFMEKLTCLDENHSEKLGLTMEDLRATARRIEIRTANMISVEPVCADCHDKVIECYKNVNGREHFVKCWDTVGAFSKCVQDATTTRLRARTHKEAREHARRTRHVAHAREHALRDLGPPPPDHEEQKASDS; from the exons ATGGGCAATGAGCAGTCTGTACGCGCGACCCACTTCCAGCCTCCGCCTAGAGATGAACCGGACCCAGATGACCTCCCTGAGGAGCACCACATtagtatttcaaataaaatg GTTGAACGTTTAGTAGAAGATGCAACTCTCGCGGGCGGTGCGGCGTCGGCGGCAAGCGCGCAGGCGCCACCCCGCGGCGATTACAAAGACAAAATATTCATGGAGAAGCTTACTTGCCTTGACGAAAACCACTCGGAGAAATTGGG ACTAACAATGGAAGATTTAAGAGCAACCGCGCGTCGCATAGAAATCCGTACGGCCAACATGATCAGCGTTGAGCCAGTCTGCGCAGATTGTCACGATAAAGTGATCGAATGCTACAAGAATGTTAACGGCCGCGAACATTTTGTCAAATGCTGGGATACTGTCG gtGCCTTCTCAAAATGCGTGCAAGACGCAACAACGACTCGTCTTCGTGCGCGCACGCATAAAGAAGCGCGGGAGCATGCGCGGCGCACTCGGCACGTCGCGCATGCCCGCGAACATGCTCTGAGGGACCTAGGGCCACCGCCACCAGACCACGAGGAACAAAAAGCCAGTGATAGCTAA